In a single window of the Aridibaculum aurantiacum genome:
- a CDS encoding type II toxin-antitoxin system RelE/ParE family toxin — MRYFETRFLEEANKFLATLDRKSAAKVIYNIDLAEQTNDPRLFKKLQEEIWEFRTRYAGKQIRLLAFWDKIDNKETLVIATHGFIKKVDKVPAKEIERAEKLRKKYFEEKIKD; from the coding sequence GTGCGCTATTTTGAAACAAGATTTCTAGAAGAGGCGAACAAGTTTTTAGCCACCCTTGACAGGAAGTCGGCTGCAAAAGTCATTTACAATATAGATCTGGCTGAGCAGACAAACGATCCGAGACTGTTTAAAAAGTTGCAGGAAGAGATCTGGGAGTTCAGAACCAGGTATGCCGGCAAACAGATACGGCTGCTTGCTTTTTGGGACAAGATTGATAACAAAGAAACGCTTGTTATAGCGACACATGGTTTTATTAAGAAGGTAGACAAAGTGCCTGCTAAAGAAATTGAAAGGGCAGAAAAGCTTCGAAAAAAATACTTTGAAGAGAAAATTAAAGATTAA
- a CDS encoding 2TM domain-containing protein, giving the protein METTTKQTTSANHADDLRRDDVLWQMAKRRAGFKYSLLAYIFVNLFLIATWYFTSGSHSYFWPVWPMLGWGIGLAFQYFGAYHGDNVFSAEKEYEKMKRSNEK; this is encoded by the coding sequence ATGGAAACAACAACGAAACAAACAACCTCGGCTAATCATGCTGATGATCTGCGAAGGGATGATGTGCTATGGCAGATGGCTAAACGTAGAGCTGGTTTTAAGTACAGCCTGCTGGCCTACATCTTTGTGAACCTGTTCCTAATCGCAACCTGGTATTTTACCAGTGGAAGCCATTCTTATTTCTGGCCTGTCTGGCCTATGCTTGGGTGGGGTATCGGCCTTGCCTTCCAATATTTCGGTGCGTATCATGGTGACAATGTTTTCTCTGCTGAAAAGGAATATGAGAAGATGAAGAGGTCAAATGAAAAATGA
- a CDS encoding endonuclease/exonuclease/phosphatase family protein — MRRLFLPAIFFVIAISGFSQDHLNVMSFNIRLTLPQDSLNNWPYRKDKVTSQILFHDAHILGVQEALPGQMTDLQQGLKTYKPVGESREGGYSKGELSAIFVDTTRLKVLDSATFWLSENPTVIGVKGWDAALPRVVTWVKLRDKKTRKTFYFFNTHFDHIGKVARRESARLLRSKVSEIAGNSPVIITGDFNATPVDEPIQLLTDMAHPDRFTDARHISQTPHYGPTWTFNGFRKAPTSGNLLDYIFVRNNVSVLKHAYLSQTWDSRFASDHFAVFARVAIK; from the coding sequence ATGCGCCGTTTGTTCTTGCCTGCCATCTTTTTTGTTATTGCTATTTCCGGTTTTAGCCAGGATCATCTAAATGTGATGTCCTTTAACATCCGCCTTACGTTGCCACAAGACAGCCTGAACAACTGGCCCTACCGTAAGGATAAAGTGACCAGCCAAATTCTATTTCATGATGCGCATATATTGGGTGTGCAGGAAGCATTGCCGGGGCAAATGACGGACCTGCAACAAGGATTGAAGACATACAAACCTGTGGGAGAATCCAGGGAAGGTGGATATAGTAAGGGCGAACTATCCGCCATTTTCGTAGATACTACAAGGCTGAAGGTTTTAGATTCCGCTACCTTTTGGTTAAGTGAAAATCCTACAGTAATAGGTGTGAAAGGTTGGGATGCAGCATTGCCTAGGGTTGTAACATGGGTAAAACTGCGTGACAAAAAAACAAGGAAGACCTTTTACTTTTTTAATACACATTTCGACCACATAGGTAAAGTGGCCAGGCGCGAAAGTGCCCGCTTATTAAGATCTAAAGTATCGGAAATAGCAGGAAATTCTCCTGTTATCATTACCGGTGATTTTAACGCCACACCAGTTGATGAGCCTATACAATTACTTACTGATATGGCACATCCCGATCGCTTTACCGATGCGCGTCACATTTCTCAAACACCTCACTACGGCCCTACGTGGACCTTTAACGGCTTTAGAAAAGCACCTACTTCTGGCAATCTCCTTGATTACATTTTTGTACGTAACAATGTTTCTGTACTAAAACATGCCTACCTATCCCAAACCTGGGACAGCCGGTTTGCTTCTGATCATTTTGCTGTGTTTGCACGGGTAGCTATCAAGTAG
- a CDS encoding helix-turn-helix domain-containing protein, translated as MPIVVNLDVMLARRKMSLTELSERVGITMANLSILKTGKAKAIRFSTLEDICKVLECQPADLLEYMDDMAYKKLMR; from the coding sequence ATGCCCATAGTAGTAAACCTTGATGTAATGCTGGCTCGCCGCAAAATGAGTCTGACTGAACTGAGCGAACGGGTAGGTATCACTATGGCCAACCTTAGTATTTTAAAAACTGGCAAAGCAAAGGCCATCCGATTCTCTACACTGGAAGATATATGCAAAGTGCTGGAGTGCCAGCCTGCTGATCTGTTAGAATATATGGATGATATGGCCTACAAGAAATTGATGAGATAG
- a CDS encoding ABC transporter ATP-binding protein, whose protein sequence is MHPVIKVHQLTKKFKDLTAVNNLSFTVEAGDVYGFLGQNGAGKSTTIRMLLTLIEPTDGSIEIFGLDLHKHRKEILRNVGAVIEKPDVYKYLSAYENLRMFMKLSGGKTNHQHLMDQLAMVGLEDRANDKVKTFSQGMKQRLGIAIALVHDPQLVILDEPTNGLDPQGIADIRNLILRLSKEMNKTVVVSSHLLSEIELIANRVLIINKGKKMVEGTASALFDPSQTLVEIDTTNNGDALLLLQQSEWQDRLQPARNNKIMVQLDRQLIPVLNQWLVAQNVQVLSLQPRHSLEDYFLQVTSGNQHVEAFTN, encoded by the coding sequence ATGCATCCTGTCATCAAGGTTCACCAACTCACCAAAAAGTTCAAAGATCTTACTGCTGTCAATAATCTATCCTTCACCGTAGAAGCAGGTGATGTATATGGCTTCTTAGGGCAAAATGGTGCTGGTAAGTCTACCACAATCCGGATGCTGCTTACGCTTATAGAACCTACCGATGGATCAATAGAAATTTTTGGCCTGGACCTGCATAAACATCGTAAAGAGATACTTCGTAATGTAGGTGCAGTAATAGAAAAGCCTGATGTTTACAAATACCTTTCGGCTTACGAAAACCTGCGGATGTTTATGAAGCTCAGTGGTGGTAAAACAAACCACCAGCACCTGATGGATCAGCTTGCAATGGTTGGACTGGAAGACAGAGCCAATGATAAAGTGAAGACATTTAGCCAGGGTATGAAACAAAGATTAGGCATCGCTATAGCACTGGTGCACGATCCGCAGCTGGTGATACTAGATGAGCCTACTAATGGTCTTGATCCGCAGGGGATAGCTGATATACGTAATCTTATTTTGCGCCTAAGCAAGGAGATGAATAAGACGGTTGTTGTTTCCAGTCACCTGCTCAGCGAGATAGAACTTATAGCCAATAGGGTACTCATCATCAACAAAGGTAAAAAGATGGTGGAGGGCACAGCGTCAGCCCTTTTTGATCCTTCCCAAACTTTGGTAGAAATAGATACTACCAACAATGGTGATGCGCTACTTCTTTTACAACAAAGCGAATGGCAAGACAGGCTTCAGCCGGCGCGCAACAATAAGATCATGGTGCAGCTTGACAGGCAGCTTATTCCTGTTTTAAACCAGTGGCTGGTTGCGCAAAATGTACAGGTGCTTTCTCTTCAGCCAAGACATTCTTTAGAGGACTATTTTTTACAAGTAACATCAGGCAATCAACATGTGGAAGCTTTTACAAATTGA
- the pdxA gene encoding 4-hydroxythreonine-4-phosphate dehydrogenase PdxA produces MSNELPVPVIGFSCGDLNGIGLELIIKSLSDSRILDHCTPVVFASNKSVNFYRKIAAEQNFNYASTKELNRINPKQVNVFNCWEEEVAITPGQLNEIGGTYALKSLEAAVDALRNQHIQGLVTAPIHKKNIQSESFNFSGHTPYLKHVFGVQDVLMLLVSTNLRVGLVTEHVPVAELGNHITSAAITSKLKIMHQSLIKDFGIDRPKIAVLGLNPHAGDEGLIGQEENDIIKPVIADARNHKVLAFGPYSADAFFARGQYQQFDGVLAMYHDQGLIPFKSLSIGEGVNYTAGLPAVRTSPDHGTAFDIAGKGVADESSFRASLFECIDIINRRQNHADNNRNPLRRISARVFANVVDERLED; encoded by the coding sequence ATGAGCAACGAACTACCTGTACCTGTAATTGGATTTTCATGCGGCGATTTGAATGGCATTGGCCTTGAGCTGATCATTAAATCTCTTTCTGATTCACGCATACTAGATCATTGTACACCAGTAGTTTTTGCCAGCAATAAGAGTGTGAACTTTTACCGTAAAATAGCTGCAGAACAAAACTTCAATTATGCCTCTACTAAAGAATTGAACCGCATCAACCCGAAGCAGGTTAATGTATTCAACTGTTGGGAAGAAGAAGTTGCCATTACACCAGGACAGCTTAATGAAATTGGTGGAACATATGCACTTAAGTCTTTAGAAGCTGCAGTAGATGCTCTTAGAAATCAGCATATTCAAGGATTGGTAACAGCGCCTATACATAAGAAGAACATCCAGTCAGAAAGCTTCAATTTTAGCGGGCACACACCTTACCTGAAGCATGTATTTGGCGTGCAGGATGTACTGATGCTGCTTGTTTCTACCAACTTGCGTGTGGGTCTTGTTACCGAGCATGTGCCTGTTGCTGAACTGGGAAATCACATTACATCTGCAGCTATAACAAGTAAGCTAAAGATCATGCACCAAAGCCTGATAAAAGATTTTGGTATAGATAGGCCTAAAATTGCTGTGCTGGGGCTGAACCCGCATGCCGGCGACGAAGGATTGATAGGCCAAGAAGAGAATGATATTATTAAACCAGTGATAGCAGATGCGCGCAACCACAAAGTTTTAGCCTTTGGACCTTATAGTGCCGATGCCTTCTTTGCACGTGGTCAATACCAGCAGTTTGATGGTGTGCTGGCTATGTACCACGACCAGGGATTGATTCCATTTAAGAGCCTGAGCATTGGCGAAGGCGTAAATTATACTGCAGGACTGCCTGCTGTACGTACGAGCCCTGATCATGGAACTGCATTTGACATAGCAGGCAAAGGAGTGGCTGATGAATCATCTTTCCGTGCTTCGCTGTTCGAGTGTATTGATATTATTAACCGCCGTCAAAATCATGCTGATAACAACCGCAACCCGCTTCGCCGGATTAGTGCACGTGTTTTTGCAAACGTAGTAGATGAGCGACTGGAAGATTAG
- a CDS encoding transcriptional regulator — MFNELDPILHSQLRLAVMSLLISVKEAEFTFIKEKTNATAGNLSVQVQKLKEAGYIDVTKQFKDNYPQTTCKITQKGVAAFEAYVKALQGYLNIGK, encoded by the coding sequence GTGTTTAATGAATTAGATCCCATATTACATTCCCAGTTACGCCTGGCAGTGATGAGTTTGCTGATCAGTGTGAAAGAAGCAGAATTCACTTTTATTAAAGAGAAAACCAATGCTACTGCTGGTAACTTAAGTGTGCAGGTGCAGAAGCTTAAAGAAGCTGGTTATATAGATGTGACCAAACAGTTTAAAGACAATTACCCGCAAACCACTTGTAAGATCACCCAGAAAGGAGTGGCAGCCTTTGAAGCATATGTAAAGGCGTTGCAGGGATATTTGAATATAGGTAAGTAA
- a CDS encoding DUF2059 domain-containing protein — protein sequence MRKIFLLAVLAFSISFTYAQAQQEKTSHYKAAEDLMMAMNMPQNVDATIPQMVELQIQGNPMMASKKDAFTAFMMKHVSWQAIGDEMTKIYMQEFSEADLKALAVFYKTDLGKKLAASHNALTMKGSHLGQRKVQENMAELMQVLQ from the coding sequence ATGAGAAAGATCTTTTTACTCGCAGTTTTAGCATTTTCTATCAGCTTTACTTATGCCCAGGCACAACAGGAAAAAACAAGTCACTATAAGGCAGCCGAAGACCTGATGATGGCTATGAATATGCCGCAGAATGTAGATGCTACCATTCCGCAAATGGTCGAGCTGCAGATACAAGGCAATCCAATGATGGCCAGTAAAAAAGATGCTTTCACTGCTTTTATGATGAAGCATGTGAGCTGGCAAGCCATCGGAGATGAAATGACCAAGATCTATATGCAGGAATTTTCTGAAGCTGATCTGAAGGCTCTTGCGGTTTTTTATAAAACAGACCTTGGAAAGAAACTGGCAGCTAGTCATAATGCACTTACCATGAAGGGCAGTCACCTCGGACAAAGAAAGGTGCAGGAAAATATGGCTGAACTGATGCAGGTTCTACAATAA
- a CDS encoding aldose 1-epimerase family protein — translation MHTISNEIIRIQVANKGAELQSIYNKQTSLEYLWSAGPEWPKKSPVLFPIIGELKNKQYTYNGNIYSLSRHGFAREKEFVLEAQTQNSLTFSLTSSEETKSVYPFDFIFRVIYRLEENRLIISYEVENKGEEEMYFSVGAHPAFALPLQPHLQFTDYYLQFDKKETTQRWPLTDDGLIKTTPTDFLVDTDKLPLHKDLFSKDAIVFKDLTSSTISIVSDASPHGVNVSFEGFPFMGIWNTKGGDFVCIEPWCGIADSENSSGNLEEKEGIMQLDADSKWSNTFSIEVF, via the coding sequence ATGCATACTATAAGCAATGAGATCATAAGAATACAGGTGGCCAATAAAGGAGCAGAACTACAAAGCATTTACAACAAGCAAACCAGCCTTGAGTACTTGTGGAGCGCCGGCCCTGAGTGGCCAAAGAAGAGCCCGGTGTTGTTTCCCATCATTGGCGAACTTAAGAATAAGCAATACACTTACAACGGCAATATCTACTCGCTGTCCCGTCATGGTTTTGCAAGGGAAAAGGAATTTGTTTTAGAAGCGCAAACACAGAATTCATTAACCTTTAGTCTTACTTCTTCAGAAGAAACAAAATCCGTATATCCTTTCGATTTCATTTTCCGGGTAATATACAGGCTGGAAGAAAACCGGCTTATCATTTCATATGAAGTAGAGAACAAAGGTGAAGAGGAAATGTACTTTTCTGTAGGTGCGCATCCTGCTTTCGCACTGCCATTGCAGCCACACCTGCAGTTTACTGATTACTACCTGCAGTTTGACAAAAAGGAAACAACACAACGTTGGCCGCTTACAGATGACGGACTCATAAAAACAACACCCACTGATTTTCTTGTGGATACTGATAAGTTACCTTTACATAAAGACCTGTTTAGCAAGGACGCGATTGTCTTCAAAGATCTCACTTCCTCTACCATCTCTATAGTTTCAGATGCCTCACCACATGGAGTGAATGTATCCTTTGAAGGCTTTCCATTCATGGGTATCTGGAACACCAAAGGCGGAGACTTTGTTTGCATAGAACCATGGTGTGGCATAGCAGACAGCGAAAATTCATCAGGCAATTTAGAAGAGAAAGAAGGTATTATGCAACTGGATGCAGACAGCAAATGGAGCAACACCTTCTCCATTGAAGTATTCTAG
- a CDS encoding TonB-dependent receptor: MKRLLILFWFILLSAGVNAQVEISGWVKDAKGKGIAGASISIKDSYDGATSDSTGNYRFTTSEKGAVQLVITCIGYKELEQQLEIGTDNLALETTLKEKLDELKAVMVTAGSFEAGDRKRAATVLNSIDVATVGGANADITAAVKTLPGAQQVGEQEGLFVRGGAGYETKQIIDGTVVNNPFFTSVPDIASRGRFSPFLFKGNVFSTGGYSALYGQALSSVLILESIDMPEQSQASASLSTVFLGAGFQQLAKNKKSSWGVNYGYTNLQPYFEVVKQKPDYFAVPEFHSGDANFRIKTKGGIIKYYTTFSTNKLGLRRPNIDSTILKDAFALENLNWYNNLSWRENLGNGWKLNSGFSYSTNVDKLDQQVQDQMNKPLSTGIGFIDAKTFELQNRNDLAQARAVLEKRLIGISTIRFGGEYWYGFQKSKYNGYNTMLQDHFTAAFAETDIHFTNNLAAKAGVRYEYSSIISRSNFAPRLSLAYKTGKDAQMSFAYGTFYQKPENMQLMTTTDLGYTKAVHYLANYIKSTNTQTFRVEAFYKDYQDLVKTAPTYNNNGKGFAKGIELFWRDKKTVKNLDYWISYSYLDTKRDFLNYPTQLQPTFATPHTANLVTKRFVTQWKTGFNFTYTYATGRPYYNFQLNRAEGKYAIADRGETKDYHNLGFSLNYLPNLGKKDAKTFMVLVASVTNVLNQDQVFGYNYSYNGMRKEAITPPAKQFFFVGLFLSWGVDRTQDAINGNL; the protein is encoded by the coding sequence ATGAAAAGGCTTTTAATTCTCTTTTGGTTTATTCTGTTAAGTGCAGGCGTAAATGCGCAGGTAGAAATTTCAGGATGGGTGAAAGATGCAAAAGGAAAGGGAATTGCCGGAGCCAGCATTTCCATAAAAGACAGTTACGACGGCGCTACTTCTGACTCTACCGGTAACTATCGCTTTACCACCTCAGAAAAAGGAGCGGTGCAGCTTGTGATTACCTGTATAGGTTATAAAGAGCTGGAGCAACAGCTAGAGATTGGTACAGATAACCTGGCGCTGGAAACAACACTAAAGGAGAAACTGGATGAACTAAAGGCTGTGATGGTGACCGCAGGCAGCTTTGAAGCAGGTGATCGTAAAAGAGCTGCAACTGTTCTTAACTCCATTGATGTAGCTACTGTAGGTGGAGCAAATGCTGATATAACTGCTGCAGTAAAAACACTTCCGGGCGCACAGCAGGTGGGCGAACAGGAAGGGCTGTTTGTGCGTGGTGGTGCCGGCTACGAGACCAAGCAGATCATTGATGGTACTGTTGTGAACAATCCGTTTTTTACTAGCGTGCCTGACATTGCTTCACGTGGTCGCTTTTCACCTTTTCTATTCAAAGGAAATGTATTTAGCACAGGCGGTTATTCTGCTTTGTATGGCCAGGCGCTATCGTCGGTGTTGATCTTAGAAAGCATTGATATGCCGGAGCAGTCGCAGGCAAGTGCTTCTTTATCTACAGTATTCCTGGGTGCAGGTTTTCAACAACTGGCAAAGAACAAAAAATCTTCATGGGGCGTAAACTATGGCTATACCAACCTGCAGCCTTACTTCGAAGTGGTAAAACAAAAGCCGGATTATTTCGCCGTTCCCGAGTTCCATAGCGGCGATGCCAACTTTCGCATTAAGACCAAAGGCGGCATCATAAAATACTACACCACTTTTTCTACCAATAAATTGGGCTTACGCCGACCAAACATTGACAGCACCATATTGAAAGATGCTTTCGCTTTAGAAAATTTGAACTGGTACAACAACCTGAGCTGGAGAGAAAACCTGGGAAATGGCTGGAAGCTGAATAGTGGCTTTAGCTACAGTACAAATGTTGACAAACTAGATCAGCAAGTGCAGGATCAAATGAATAAACCATTATCAACAGGAATTGGATTTATTGATGCAAAAACCTTTGAATTACAAAATAGAAATGACCTGGCACAAGCGCGTGCTGTGCTGGAAAAACGGCTGATAGGAATAAGCACCATTCGCTTTGGTGGCGAGTATTGGTATGGCTTTCAAAAGAGCAAATACAATGGTTACAATACCATGTTGCAAGATCATTTTACAGCTGCATTTGCAGAAACGGATATTCATTTTACGAATAACCTGGCAGCCAAAGCTGGTGTACGATATGAATATTCTTCGATCATCAGCAGGTCAAATTTTGCACCGCGTCTTTCACTGGCTTATAAGACAGGTAAAGATGCCCAGATGAGTTTTGCGTATGGAACTTTTTACCAAAAGCCAGAGAATATGCAACTAATGACTACTACAGATCTTGGTTACACGAAGGCGGTTCATTATTTGGCGAACTATATTAAGTCTACCAATACGCAAACATTCAGGGTTGAAGCTTTTTACAAGGATTACCAGGACCTTGTAAAGACGGCACCAACCTATAACAACAATGGGAAAGGTTTTGCTAAGGGTATTGAATTATTCTGGAGAGATAAGAAGACGGTGAAAAACCTGGACTACTGGATCAGCTATTCCTACCTGGACACCAAGCGCGACTTCCTGAATTATCCTACACAACTTCAGCCAACTTTTGCTACACCGCATACTGCTAATCTTGTTACCAAGCGCTTTGTTACGCAGTGGAAGACCGGCTTCAACTTTACTTATACTTATGCTACAGGCAGGCCTTATTACAACTTTCAACTAAACAGGGCAGAAGGTAAATATGCAATAGCAGATAGGGGCGAAACTAAAGATTATCACAACCTCGGCTTTAGCCTGAACTACCTGCCGAACCTTGGTAAGAAGGATGCTAAAACTTTCATGGTACTGGTAGCAAGTGTAACCAATGTACTGAACCAGGACCAGGTATTCGGCTACAATTATTCGTACAATGGTATGCGGAAAGAAGCCATCACTCCCCCTGCTAAACAGTTCTTCTTTGTCGGCTTATTCCTAAGCTGGGGAGTGGATAGAACACAGGATGCTATTAATGGAAATCTGTAG
- a CDS encoding LolA family protein, translating into MRILAIFFSLLFIHFAATAQDAGTLVKQVKAKLDKVNDYVAEGRMKTDVAFIKAPTGRVKVLYKKPNKFKLKRDGGISILPKGGVSVNMSSVLSDDAFVAIPSGDAVVGNTKVKVVKLLPTNEKSDVVLTTLYIDEPNLLIRKASTTTRENGTYDMEMNYGPYAAYGLPDKVVFAFNTKDYKIPKGVTLDFETTDAPKDDKLKNKKGRVEITYTNYTINKGVPDSEFK; encoded by the coding sequence ATGAGAATACTAGCAATATTTTTTTCGCTTCTTTTTATCCATTTTGCTGCTACTGCACAGGATGCAGGCACACTGGTAAAACAGGTAAAGGCAAAGCTTGATAAGGTAAATGATTATGTAGCTGAAGGTAGAATGAAAACAGATGTCGCCTTCATAAAAGCACCGACAGGTAGGGTAAAGGTGCTGTACAAAAAGCCGAATAAGTTCAAACTGAAGCGTGATGGCGGTATTTCTATTTTACCTAAAGGTGGCGTGTCAGTCAATATGAGTTCTGTTCTTTCAGATGATGCTTTTGTAGCCATACCATCTGGTGATGCAGTAGTAGGTAACACAAAAGTGAAGGTGGTAAAACTGCTACCTACAAATGAAAAGAGTGATGTAGTATTGACGACCTTGTACATTGATGAGCCTAACCTGCTGATCAGGAAGGCTAGCACCACTACCCGCGAAAACGGAACCTATGATATGGAAATGAACTATGGCCCTTATGCTGCTTATGGTTTGCCAGATAAAGTAGTATTTGCCTTCAATACCAAAGACTACAAAATTCCAAAAGGAGTAACCCTTGATTTTGAAACGACTGATGCACCCAAAGATGATAAGCTTAAAAATAAAAAGGGGAGGGTAGAAATAACCTATACCAATTACACCATTAACAAAGGTGTGCCTGATTCAGAGTTTAAATAA
- a CDS encoding helix-turn-helix domain-containing protein, protein MAKSKIKTYSLAEMKDKYIGKEGTKEREKYDYKLRMDVLGHMIKKARQERNLTQEQLGELVGVQKAQISKLESSANSATIDTILKVFKALKADIHFNVTIENKHLQLS, encoded by the coding sequence ATGGCAAAGTCAAAAATAAAAACCTATTCCCTTGCCGAGATGAAGGACAAATACATAGGCAAAGAGGGAACAAAGGAGAGAGAAAAGTACGATTATAAACTGCGCATGGATGTACTGGGTCACATGATCAAAAAAGCGAGGCAGGAGCGCAATCTGACGCAGGAGCAATTGGGTGAATTGGTGGGTGTTCAGAAAGCGCAGATTTCTAAGTTAGAGAGCAGTGCGAACAGTGCAACTATTGATACCATTTTAAAAGTATTCAAAGCACTTAAAGCAGACATTCATTTTAATGTAACTATAGAAAACAAACACTTACAACTCTCTTAA
- a CDS encoding ABC transporter permease gives MWKLLQIELFKIFKRPRTYIAFIAITALVGIIQTGLLLDGEAYIGFMLRDLSVSFDVEGNVLNGYLVCFIILQLLLVHVPLLISLIAGDLISGEANMGTLRLLLTKPISRTEVVMAKFGAAAVYTLLLLVWMAILGLFVSMFLFGTDDMLNLKSGYIVQLKSYDIFWRYLCAFGFAALAMLTVAALGFFCSMFAENSIGPIVATMSVIIVFTILSTLDIPIFNAIKPFLFTTHMIGWKGFFDVQVTEDNEAIIGSVQNLGSVLEAAAILALHIVGLLLASLFVFKKKDVLS, from the coding sequence ATGTGGAAGCTTTTACAAATTGAGCTGTTCAAGATCTTTAAACGACCGCGAACTTATATAGCATTTATTGCAATCACTGCACTTGTTGGTATCATACAAACAGGTTTGTTACTGGATGGCGAAGCTTATATAGGATTTATGCTACGCGATCTTTCAGTGTCGTTCGATGTAGAAGGAAATGTATTGAACGGTTACCTCGTATGCTTCATTATTCTGCAACTGCTGTTGGTTCATGTGCCTTTGCTCATTTCGCTCATCGCCGGCGATCTTATATCTGGCGAAGCGAACATGGGCACCTTGCGATTGCTGCTTACAAAGCCAATCAGCAGAACAGAAGTGGTGATGGCTAAGTTTGGCGCAGCAGCTGTATATACTTTGCTGCTACTGGTTTGGATGGCCATACTTGGATTGTTTGTTTCAATGTTTTTGTTCGGCACCGATGATATGCTCAACCTGAAAAGCGGCTACATCGTTCAGCTAAAAAGCTATGATATTTTTTGGCGTTATCTATGTGCCTTTGGCTTCGCTGCACTGGCTATGCTTACTGTTGCTGCCCTGGGTTTCTTTTGTAGCATGTTTGCCGAAAACAGCATCGGTCCTATAGTGGCCACCATGAGTGTCATCATTGTTTTCACCATTCTTAGTACGCTTGATATTCCAATCTTCAATGCCATCAAACCTTTCCTTTTTACAACGCATATGATTGGCTGGAAAGGCTTCTTTGATGTGCAGGTAACAGAAGATAACGAGGCTATTATTGGTTCTGTGCAAAACTTAGGCAGTGTGCTGGAAGCTGCGGCTATACTTGCTTTGCATATTGTAGGGTTGCTGCTGGCCTCGCTGTTTGTCTTCAAAAAGAAAGATGTATTGAGTTAA
- the rsmA gene encoding 16S rRNA (adenine(1518)-N(6)/adenine(1519)-N(6))-dimethyltransferase RsmA, translating to MDYQLKKSLGQHFLKDESVSERIVDALKQNPFSRLLEVGPGGGALTKHLLQLENIDFKAVELDEEKVEYLHRKFPVLNEKVISKSFLDIDPPFEEPFTVVGNFPYNISTQILFKILDWKHLVPVCVGMFQKEVAERAASKEGSKVYGVLSVLVQAYYDVEYLFDVAPEAFNPPPKVVSGVIRLVRRTDVVDMKSDKHFQNLVKTAFNQRRKTLRNAVRGLFNADELQDEIFNKRAEALSVADFAALTYRMNF from the coding sequence ATGGATTACCAGTTGAAGAAATCTTTGGGGCAGCACTTTTTAAAAGATGAGTCTGTAAGTGAGCGTATTGTAGATGCTTTGAAACAAAATCCTTTTTCCCGCTTGCTGGAAGTAGGGCCGGGTGGTGGTGCTCTTACTAAACACCTGCTTCAATTGGAGAATATTGATTTTAAAGCCGTAGAACTGGACGAAGAAAAGGTAGAATACCTGCACCGTAAATTTCCTGTGCTAAACGAAAAGGTCATATCTAAAAGCTTTCTTGATATAGATCCACCTTTTGAAGAGCCCTTTACTGTAGTTGGTAATTTTCCTTACAATATTTCTACGCAGATATTATTTAAGATCCTTGATTGGAAACATCTCGTACCTGTGTGTGTGGGAATGTTTCAAAAAGAAGTGGCTGAGCGTGCTGCATCTAAAGAAGGCAGTAAAGTATATGGTGTACTAAGTGTACTGGTACAGGCATATTATGATGTGGAGTATTTATTCGATGTAGCTCCTGAAGCTTTTAATCCGCCACCTAAAGTAGTAAGTGGTGTGATACGCCTGGTGCGCCGCACTGATGTGGTGGATATGAAGAGTGATAAACATTTTCAAAACCTGGTTAAAACTGCTTTCAACCAGCGTAGAAAAACATTGCGTAATGCAGTGCGTGGTCTATTCAACGCTGATGAATTGCAGGATGAAATTTTTAATAAACGAGCGGAAGCTTTATCAGTAGCAGACTTTGCTGCTTTAACGTATAGAATGAATTTTTAA